The Medicago truncatula cultivar Jemalong A17 chromosome 4, MtrunA17r5.0-ANR, whole genome shotgun sequence genome includes a region encoding these proteins:
- the LOC11421417 gene encoding queuine tRNA-ribosyltransferase accessory subunit 2, protein MKSSSVQKALSSGARIGAIELANCPGVSINTPALLISTRKGLPYFTPPDLLPSLPSPDSHLLQVSPLHFLEGISPATIGKIGGIHKLIGLGDYGVVAVPRDNVHSLPECKGASKLGASFETPCGRLLIKPKDYVEMISCMRPNIWATLADEVPAWVTDKRNRTSVDRTLRWLDDCLALNPAVGSVFGAIVGGTNLDERKRCAEEVAKRNVAGYWIGGFGLGEAIDERPALLRAIVDVLQDEKPRMICGLGLPEEILQGIAAGVDLFDSSYIYTLTLGGFALTFSLDKNGNQDNFKLSQRGSDSTKINLRATEYRLDMSPIVDGCSCHTCQNYTKAYINHLYNVHEMLAQTLLEIHNAHHYLRFFRVIREAIQDGRFEEYRLTFTNSRREHYGRVAVC, encoded by the exons atgaaatcATCATCGGTTCAAAAAGCATTGAGCAGCGGCGCAAGAATAGGAGCAATAGAACTGGCAAACTGCCCAGGAGTATCCATAAACACACCTGCTCTTCTCATCTCAACCCGCAAAGGCCTCCCTTATTTCACACCCCCtgatcttcttccttctctccCTTCTCCTGATTCTCATCTCCTTCAAGTCTCTCCTCTCCATTT tTTGGAAGGGATTTCTCCGGCGACGATAGGGAAGATTGGTGGGATTCATAAGTTGATTGGTTTGGGTGATTATGGTGTTGTTGCTGTTCCCAGGGATAATGTTCATTCGCTTCCGGAATGTAAGGGTGCATCCAAGCTTGGTGCGAGTTTCGAGACTCCGTGTGGTAGGCTGTTG ATTAAACCCAAAGATTATGTTGAAATGATATCTTGCATGAGGCCAAATATATGGGCTACTTTGGCTGATGAAGTACCTGCTTGGGTGACTGATAAGAGAAACAGAACCTCGGTGGATAGAACACTGAGATGGCTTGATGATTGCCTTGCATTGAATCCG GCTGTTGGATCAGTCTTTGGTGCCATCGTTGGAGGCACAAATTTGGATGAAAGGAAGCGATGTGCAGAGGAGGTAGCCAAGCGAAATGTAGCAG GTTATTGGATTGGAGGATTTGGTCTTGGTGAGGCCATTGATGAGCGACCTGCTCTTCTACGTGCTATTGTC GATGTTTTGCAAGATGAAAAGCCACGCATGATCTGTGGTCTTGGACTCCCAG AGGAGATCTTGCAGGGAATTGCTGCTGGAGTTGATCTTTTTGATTCATC ATACATCTATACACTCACACTTGGAGGATTTGCGCTAACCTTTTCACTCGACAAGAATGGGAATCAAGATAATTTTAAGCTTAGTCAGAGAGGAAGTGActcaacaaaaatcaatttgcGAGCAACAGAATATAG GTTAGACATGTCCCCCATTGTAGATGGCTGCAGCTGCCATACATGCCAGAATTATACGAAGGCATACATCAATCACCTATACAATGTTCATGAAATGCTGGCACAGACTCTTCTTGAAAT CCATAATGCGCACCACTATTTGAGGTTCTTTCGTGTGATAAGAGAAGCAATCCAAGATGGGAGGTTTGAGGAATATCGACTAACATTCACTAACAGCAGGCGCGAGCATTATGGAAGAGTTGCAGTCTGTTAG
- the LOC11424519 gene encoding pseudouridine-5'-phosphate glycosidase has protein sequence MTSSAALRINNIRRHFDSDNTVNKPTEVNAAGASSINVKVASEVSEALSLGRAVVALESTIISHGMPYPQNLQTAKEVEGIVKKNGAVPATIAILDGVPIVGLSGEELERLATLGPRAQKTARRDIAYVVARGGNGATTVSATMFLASMVGIHVFVTGGIGGVHRHGEYTMDISSDITELGRTPVAVICAGVKSILDIPRTLEYLETQGVCVAAYKTNEFPAFFTASSGCKVPCRVDTPEECASLIEANIKLKVGSGILIGVPIPQEQSASGHIIESAIKKALEEAREKNISGNAQTPFLLDRVNALTGGASLASNIALVKNNALIGAKVAVALAPCSAK, from the exons ATGACATCTTCAGCAGCTTTGCGGATAAACAATATTCGACGACACTTTGATTCGGATAACACAGTCAACAAG CCTACCGAAGTTAATGCTGCTGGAGCTTCGTCAATCAATGTGAAGGTAGCTTCAGAGGTTTCTGAAGCGTTATCACTAGGACGTGCAGTTGTTGCTCTGGAATCTACCATCATTTCACATG GGATGCCATATCCTCAAAACTTGCAAACTGCGAAAGAGGTTGAAGGAATTGTCAAAAAGAACGGTGCAGTTCCTGCAACTATTGCCATTTTAGATGGCGTGCCTATCGTAG GTCTAAGTGGGGAAGAACTTGAAAGGTTAGCTACTTTGGGACCCAGAGCTCAGAAAACAGCTCGAAGGGATATTGCATATGTT GTGGCTAGAGGTGGAAATGGTGCTACTACTGTTTCTGCAACAATGTTTTTGGCTTCTATG GTTGGTATTCACGTCTTTGTGACTGGTGGGATTGGGGGAGTTCACAGGCATGGGGAATATA CTATGGACATATCTTCCGATATCACCGAGCTTGGAAGAACACCAGTAGCAGTTATATGTGCTGGTGTAAAGTCAATATTGGATATTCCCCGGACCCTTGAATATCTG GAAACACAAGGAGTTTGTGTTGCTGCTTACAAGACGAATGAGTTTCCTGCCTTTTTCACAGCATCAAGTGGCTGCAAG GTTCCATGTCGGGTAGATACCCCTGAAGAGTGTGCTTCCTTAATAG AAGCAAACATCAAACTCAAGGTCGGCAGTGGAATTTTGATAGGAGTTCCTATTCCTCAAGAACAGTCGGCTTCTGGACACATAATTGAATCTGCCATCAAAAAAGCCCTTGAAGAAGCAAG GGAAAAGAATATATCAGGAAATGCTCAGACTCCTTTCTTGCTTGATAGAGTAAATGCACTCACCGGAGGTGCCTCACTTGCTTCAA ACATTGCTCTTGTGAAGAACAATGCCCTTATTGGGGCTAAAGTTGCTGTAGCCCTTGCCCCTTGCTCTGCTAAGTGA
- the LOC112420766 gene encoding uncharacterized protein, which produces MYLACVVPGPDNPKAGIDVFLEPLIDDLRRLWIGELTYDISTKRNFLMRASLMWTINDFPAYGMLSGWGTHGKMACPHCMENRKAFTLENGGKSSWFDHRCFLPRDHPFRKSKNGFQKDQRVVVGPPPKITSEEVCTRVSDYPKVTDFGTTVPIPGYGVDHHLTKKSIFWDLPYWKDNLLRHNLDVMHVEKNFFDNIFNIVMDVKGKTKDNEKARKDLEVYCKRRDLELQPQPNGKLLKPKAIYTLTSEEAKAICQWLKDLRMPDGHCSNLGRCADVKTGRVIGMKSHDNHVFMEHLLPSAFSSLPSHVLNPLTEISQFFKNICASTLRVDELEKLDKLISIILCQLEQIFTPGFFDSMEHLAVHLAYEAKLGGPVQYRWMYPFERFMRDSKRSIQNRARIEGSICAVYVHKETSYFLGHYFIDRVLVPTTTRNEVYVQTERDPLTLSVFNLLGRHAGKARQHWMVDAKEYRSAHVHVLINCMEVRPYLEEFNTFYEEFDDDSSGYIHEYFPGWFKQKVFDAEPTDEILRLRGLAQGPLQCATEYHTYFVNGYKFHTQSWSEGKKTYNSGVYVKGVTEGDTDDFYGVIKHVYELFYNQDKVVLFYCDWFDPSPRWTKMNKISHNVDIRVDKKYNVYDPFIMAHNVRQVYNVPYPPTQPHKRGWSVAIKTKPRGRIETEEPTDEVEQIDEISNVNELIEVEAVTGWRDAQVEGDHVDPAVLLTPNEDENDEDDVGLEEPNIEGDQVHESVFEL; this is translated from the exons ATGTATTTGGCGTGTGTTGTTCCAGGGCCAGATAACCCTAAAGCAGGCATAGATGTGTTTCTAGAacctttaattgatgatttgaggAGGTTGTGGATTGGAGAATTGACATACGATATTTCAACCAAACGAAATTTTCTAATGAGAGCATCTTTGATGTGGACAATTAATGATTTTCCAGCGTATGGCATGTTGTCTGGTTGGGGCACTCATGGGAAAATGGCTTGTCCACATTGTATGGAAAATAGGAAGGCGTTTACTTTGGAAAATGGAGGGAAGAGTTCGTGGTTTGATCATCGTTGTTTTTTGCCTCGTGATCACCCGTTTAGAAAAAGTAAGAATGGCTTCCAGAAGGATCAGAGAGTAGTAGTTGGCCCGCCCCCTAAAATCACATCAGAAGAGGTCTGCACAAGAGTTAGTGATTATCCTAAAGTCACTGATTTTGGCACAACTGTCCCAATACCAGGATACGGAGTTGACCACCACTTGACAAAAAAGAGTATATTTTGGGACCTCCCATATTGGAAAGATAACTTGCTCAGACATAATCTTGATGTAATGCACGTTgagaagaatttttttgacaacatATTTAACATAGTGATGGATGTTAAAGGGAAGACAAAAGATAACGAGAAAGCCAGAAAAGACTTAGAAGTGTATTGTAAAAGAAGGGACTTGGAGTTACAACCTCAACCGAATGGAAAGTTGTTGAAACCCAAGGCAATATACACTCTAACTTCTGAAGAAGCTAAGGCAATTTGTCAATGGTTAAAAGATTTGAGAATGCCTGACGGACATTGTTCTAACTTGGGCAGGTGTGCCGATGTTAAAACTGGAAGGGTAATTGGAATGAAAAGTCATGATAATCATGTTTTCATGGAGCACTTACTCCCAAGTGCGTTTAGTTCACTGCCCTCCCATGTGTTAAATCCACTCACTGAGATcagtcaattttttaaaaacatttgtgCTTCAACTTTGAGAGTCGATGAACTTGAGAAATTAGACAAGTTAATTTCAATCATACTATGTCAGCTTGAGCAAATTTTTACCCCAGGTTTTTTTGACTCTATGGAACATCTTGCGGTGCATCTAGCATATGAGGCTAAGCTTGGTGGGCCTGTTCAATATAGGTGGATGTACCCTTTTGAAAGATTCATGAGAGATTCAAAACGATCTATTCAAAATAGGGCAAGAATAGAAGGATCAATCTGTGCTGTTTACGTTCATAAGGAAACCTCATACTTTCTCGGTCATTACTTCATCGACCGTGTGCTTGTTCCAACCACTACACGAAATGAAGTTTATGTTCAGACTGAAAGAGACCCGTTGACCTTATCAGTTTTCAATCTACTTGGTCGCCACGCTGGCAAGGCGAGACAACATTGGATGGTAGATGCGAAAGAGTATCGATCAGCTCATGTTCATGTCTTAATTAATTGCATGGAGGTTAGACCATACCTCGA GGAATTTAATACCTTTTATGAagaatttgatgatgattcgTCTGGTTACATACACGAATATTTTCCTGGTTGGTTTAAGCAAAAAGTATTCGATGCCGAACCAACGGATGAAATCCTTCGTTTAAGAGGTTTAGCTCAAGGTCCTTTACAATGTGCCACTGAATATCATACATACTTCGTAAATGGATATAAGTTTCATACCCAATCATGGAGTGAGGGGAAGAAGACATATAACAGTGGTGTATATGTAAAAGGAGTTACGGAAGGAGATACAGATGACTTCTATGGCGTGATCAAACACGTTTACGAGTTATTTTACAATCAGGATAAAGTGGTGTTATTTTATTGTGATTGGTTTGATCCCTCGCCTAGGTGgacaaaaatgaacaaaataagCCACAATGTCGACATTCGAGTGGACAAAAAGTATAATGTGTATGATCCGTTTATCATGGCACATAATGTTAGGCAAGTGTACAATGTTCCTTATCCCCCAACGCAACCACACAAACGAGGGTGGTCGGttgcaatcaaaacaaaaccaagggGTCGCATTGAGACCGAAGAACCAACTGATGAAGTTGAGCAAATTGatgaaatttcaaatgttaACGAGTTAATTGAAGTTGAGGCGGTTACAGGTTGGCGTGATGCACAAGTTGAAGGGGATCATGTCGATCCTGCTGTTTTGTTAACTCctaatgaagatgaaaatgacgAGGATGATGTTGGTTTGGAAGAGCCCAATATTGAAGGGGATCAAGTCCATGAAAGTGTTTTcgaattataa
- the LOC120579881 gene encoding uncharacterized protein, producing the protein MPGAQPLANCTILWQIADSFLSVGDRALPGVAPGMAPAVFIASCCSLAILVAVWSCSIIKLQQLNVTKMEYYQHYRSWMYDRTFPGRRGLKPHFVEGVHGFISWAWEQQVRQNEGGIRCPCLKCVCRYIKTDPNEVKKHLEKVGFMLDYWVWIYNGEQFQNFGAKVNAQASSSGINVDDNEQFNMMNDMVVDALGVELSSNNDVEDEQGEEPPNEQAQRFYQLLSECNVPLFEGCTQSKLSMCVRLLAHKANHGVADKGVDPITEMLLDVTPFKDNLPATYYDAERLVMKLGLKVDKIDCCINGCMLFYDNEFGKNDGALVECKFCQSPRYRLTKSGRIPNKTMFYLPIIPRLQRLFASMKTASHMTWHHSNKILGVMRHPSDGEAWKHFDEVYPDFAADPRNLRLGLCSDGFTPHIQASGKPYSC; encoded by the exons ATGCCAGGGGCTCAACCCCTGGCAAATTGCACAATCTTGTGGCAAATTGCTGACAGCTTTTTGAGTGTTGGAGACCGAGCTTTGCCAGGGGTAGCTCCTGGCATGGCTCCTG CAGTGTTTATTGCCTCTTGTTGTTCCCTTGCCATCCTTGTTGCTGTTTGGAGCTGTTCTATCATCAAGCTTCAACAA TTGAACGTGACAAAGATGGAGTATTATCAGCATTATCGTAGTTGGATGTATGACAGAACGTTTCCGGGAAGAAGAGGATTAAAACCCCATTTTGTGGAAGGAGTTCACGGATTTATTTCATGGGCATGGGAACAACAAGTTCGTCAAAATGAGGGAGGGATAAGATGTCCGTGCCTTAAATGTGTGTGTAGATATATAAAGACTGACCCCAATGAAGTGAAGAAACActtggaaaaagttggatttatGCTTGATTATTGGGTTTGGATTTATAACGGTGAACAGTTTCAAAATTTTGGGGCGAAAGTCAATGCACAAGCTTCAAGTAGTGGAATAAATGTGGATGATAATGAGCAATTCAACATGATGAATGATATGGTCGTTGATGCTTTAGGTGTGGAATTGTCTTCCAATAATGATGTTGAAGATGAACAAGGTGAAGAACCCCCAAATGAGCAAGCCCAAAGATTTTACCAGTTGTTGAGTGAATGTAATGTCCCGCTGTTTGAAGGGTGTACGCAATCAAAGTTATCAATGTGTGTCAGACTTTTAGCTCATAAGGCAAATCATGGTGTTGCTGATAAAGGTGTGGATCCAATTACGGAGATGTTGTTGGATGTGACTCCTTTTAAAGATAATTTGCCAGCAACTTATTATGACGCTGAGAGGTTGGTCATGAAGTTGGGATTAAAAGTTGATAAGATTGATTGTTGCATAAACGGTTGCATGTTGTTTTATGACAATGAATTTGGAAAAAATGACGGAGCATTGGTGGAATGCAAATTTTGTCAGAGTCCACGGTATCGTCTAACCAAGAGTGGGAGGATTCCGAATAAGACAATGTTTTACTTGCCAATAATACCAAGACTACAAAGATTGTTTGCATCGATGAAAACTGCTAGCCATATGACGTGGCatcattcaaacaaaattcttGGAGTCATGCGACATCCATCCGATGGTGAAGCTTGGAAACACTTTGATGAAGTATATCCTGATTTTGCAGCAGATCCGCGTAATTTAAGACTTGGATTGTGCTCTGATGGTTTCACTCCACATATCCAGGCATCAGGGAAACCCTATTCTTGTTAG